One stretch of Halobaculum marinum DNA includes these proteins:
- a CDS encoding TatD family hydrolase: protein MSEDLGTPVLDDHLHLDPDHGRGMAAVDDFARLGGTHLIVVNKPSWHLGPVPSDREDFRPVFETTVAAAREATDRLRGRAWPVLGVHPGLVSRLVDDEGYDPTEARDLMQAGIDVAAEFVAEGRALGLKSGRPHYEVSDAVWDASNAVMRHAFDHGADLDCAVQLHTEASEDLTDIADWASDAGMDPARVVKHYAAGRLAGPTPSVMSEKDRLRRAAEAGDPFLMETDFVDDPEKPGMVMGPKTVPRRVRWLLDEGYDEAVANAHVETPRAVYDIDTEATLVDAE, encoded by the coding sequence ATGAGCGAGGACCTCGGGACGCCGGTGCTGGACGACCACCTCCACCTCGACCCCGACCACGGTCGCGGGATGGCCGCCGTCGACGACTTCGCCCGCCTCGGTGGCACCCACTTGATCGTCGTGAACAAGCCGTCGTGGCACCTCGGTCCCGTCCCGTCGGACCGCGAGGACTTCCGACCGGTGTTCGAGACGACCGTCGCCGCCGCCCGCGAGGCCACCGACCGCCTCCGCGGCCGTGCGTGGCCCGTGCTCGGCGTCCATCCAGGACTCGTCTCGCGACTCGTCGACGACGAGGGGTACGACCCGACCGAGGCGCGTGACCTGATGCAGGCCGGCATCGACGTCGCCGCCGAGTTCGTCGCCGAGGGGCGCGCGCTCGGCCTCAAGTCGGGGCGGCCACACTACGAGGTGTCGGACGCGGTGTGGGACGCCTCGAACGCGGTGATGCGTCACGCGTTCGACCACGGCGCCGACCTCGACTGTGCGGTCCAACTCCACACGGAAGCGAGCGAAGACCTCACCGACATCGCCGACTGGGCGAGCGACGCCGGGATGGACCCGGCGCGCGTCGTGAAACACTACGCCGCCGGGCGACTCGCCGGGCCGACGCCGAGCGTGATGAGCGAGAAGGACCGCCTGCGCCGCGCCGCCGAGGCGGGCGACCCGTTCCTCATGGAGACGGACTTCGTCGACGACCCCGAGAAGCCGGGGATGGTGATGGGGCCGAAGACGGTGCCCCGACGAGTGCGGTGGCTGTTGGACGAAGGGTACGACGAAGCGGTCGCCAACGCGCACGTCGAGACGCCGCGAGCAGTGTACGACATCGACACGGAGGCGACGCTGGTCGACGCCGAGTGA
- a CDS encoding MBL fold metallo-hydrolase has protein sequence MISLDDRLVAEDVYRFGTTRIGWYVVADDEALTVVDAGLPGHWRQLVDGVTDLGYELTAVEAVLLTHGDADHVGIAEWLRRAVDAPVYLHPADADLACGGPPGLPPTALLRSLWRPATLAYVAEVIRSGVRRVPPLRTFEPIADGDVLDVPGRPRVVHLPGHTAGSCAFHFADHGVLCCGDAAFTLDVRTGEQTAPRVLPPIHYDAAQARRSVQTLAEFGDAVLLPGHGDPWEGDVSAAGRTDTDAETIPGPTTPRGST, from the coding sequence ATGATCTCCCTCGACGATCGACTGGTGGCAGAGGACGTCTACCGCTTCGGGACGACCCGAATCGGGTGGTACGTCGTCGCGGACGACGAAGCGCTCACCGTCGTCGACGCTGGCCTCCCCGGCCACTGGCGGCAGTTGGTGGACGGCGTTACGGATCTGGGGTACGAACTGACGGCCGTCGAAGCCGTACTGCTCACCCACGGTGACGCCGACCACGTCGGTATTGCGGAGTGGCTCCGGCGAGCGGTCGACGCACCCGTGTACCTCCACCCGGCGGACGCCGACCTGGCGTGCGGTGGGCCGCCCGGTTTGCCACCGACGGCCCTGCTACGGTCGCTGTGGCGCCCCGCCACGCTCGCGTACGTCGCCGAGGTGATCCGGTCGGGGGTGCGGCGGGTGCCACCGCTGAGGACGTTCGAACCGATCGCCGACGGCGACGTGCTCGACGTCCCGGGTCGCCCGCGCGTCGTCCACCTGCCGGGCCACACCGCTGGGTCGTGTGCGTTCCACTTCGCCGACCACGGGGTGCTCTGCTGCGGTGACGCCGCGTTCACGCTGGACGTCCGTACCGGCGAGCAGACCGCTCCACGGGTGCTCCCACCGATTCACTACGACGCTGCCCAGGCGAGACGGTCGGTGCAGACGCTCGCCGAGTTCGGCGACGCGGTGCTCCTCCCCGGCCACGGCGACCCGTGGGAGGGCGACGTGTCGGCCGCGGGCCGCACCGACACCGACGCCGAGACGATTCCAGGGCCGACCACGCCGCGGGGGTCCACATGA
- a CDS encoding type IV pilin N-terminal domain-containing protein has protein sequence MVAIAVLLAAVLGAAMLGFSGGLGAGPPALSVEFTYIQDGNEYEVVATIYGGQTITKQNTENVTLVAESGQQETALKTRYPLTGGDDIIVKGVPPGTNVRLVWTGPDGGSGVVARGRTPF, from the coding sequence ATGGTCGCTATCGCGGTGTTGCTCGCGGCGGTGCTCGGTGCGGCGATGCTCGGGTTCTCGGGCGGTCTTGGGGCCGGACCGCCCGCGCTGTCGGTGGAGTTCACGTACATCCAGGACGGCAACGAGTACGAGGTCGTCGCGACCATCTACGGCGGCCAGACGATCACCAAGCAGAACACCGAGAACGTCACGCTTGTCGCCGAAAGCGGCCAACAGGAGACCGCACTCAAGACCAGGTATCCGCTGACCGGCGGTGACGATATCATCGTCAAGGGCGTCCCGCCGGGGACGAACGTGCGACTGGTCTGGACCGGTCCCGACGGGGGGTCCGGCGTCGTCGCTCGCGGGCGAACGCCGTTCTGA
- a CDS encoding DUF2150 family protein → MSESEETFYTDDRWQNWLDRVAEEDLDPENEDSARLLLNLQDDTAIAVAKIVAAYDEDRLGEEEAIDELAEIRDIVLAEVEMDSEEKTMLIDGVQTSLVCVFYTAEEYVLGGPVEEGTVAEYVEAAAAAEADEDVDAALGFLVQAGTLIIDGEELPMDAVEDLEYGLVSEWVNGLDSLQSAMADPEVVEEDE, encoded by the coding sequence ATGAGCGAATCCGAGGAGACGTTCTACACCGACGATCGGTGGCAGAACTGGCTCGACCGCGTGGCAGAGGAGGACCTCGACCCCGAGAACGAGGACTCCGCGCGGTTGTTGCTCAATCTTCAGGACGACACCGCGATCGCAGTCGCCAAGATCGTCGCCGCGTACGACGAGGACCGCCTCGGCGAGGAGGAGGCGATCGACGAACTGGCGGAGATCCGCGACATCGTCCTCGCCGAAGTCGAGATGGACAGTGAGGAGAAGACGATGCTGATCGACGGCGTCCAGACCAGCCTCGTGTGCGTCTTCTACACCGCCGAGGAGTACGTGCTCGGTGGCCCCGTCGAGGAGGGGACCGTCGCCGAGTACGTGGAGGCCGCCGCCGCCGCGGAGGCCGACGAAGACGTCGACGCCGCGCTCGGCTTCCTCGTCCAGGCCGGCACGCTGATCATCGACGGCGAGGAGCTGCCGATGGACGCCGTCGAGGACCTCGAGTACGGCCTCGTCTCGGAGTGGGTCAACGGACTCGACTCGCTCCAGTCGGCGATGGCCGACCCCGAGGTCGTCGAGGAAGACGAGTAA